A DNA window from Paraburkholderia sp. IMGN_8 contains the following coding sequences:
- a CDS encoding NupC/NupG family nucleoside CNT transporter has translation MALIARNLLGIAVLLLIALIFSTNRRAIRLRTVITALLTQIGIGAFILFLPVGKTILAAAASGVNHVLGYGNAGIEFLFGGLVQSKMFQVFGDGGFVFAVRVLPAIIFVTALISVLYYIGVMRWIVIVLGTLFQKLLGVSKLESFSAVTTIFLGQSEMPAVVKPFTRDMTAAELFAVMSSGMAAIAGSVLAGYAGLGVRVDYLLAASFMAVPGGLLFAKIIHPSTEPSRVHLDNLHFDEKRPANVIEAASSGAAVGLKIAVMVGAMLIAFVGLIALLNGVVSGVGGWFGHPQLSMQSVLGTVFAPLAYLIGVPWNEAALAGNFLGQKIILNEFVAYASLSPYLKDAASVSAAGLQALDPRTIAILSFALCGFANFASIAVLTGGFSAVAPERRSEVARYGLRVVLAATLSNLMSATIAGMFVTLN, from the coding sequence ATGGCCCTGATCGCACGAAACCTGCTCGGCATCGCCGTTCTACTGCTCATCGCATTGATCTTTTCGACCAATCGCCGCGCGATCCGCTTACGGACTGTAATCACGGCACTGCTCACGCAAATTGGTATCGGTGCGTTCATTCTCTTCCTTCCGGTCGGCAAGACGATCCTCGCGGCCGCCGCGTCGGGCGTCAATCACGTGCTCGGATACGGCAATGCGGGCATCGAATTCCTGTTCGGCGGCCTGGTGCAATCGAAAATGTTCCAGGTCTTCGGCGACGGTGGATTCGTGTTTGCCGTACGCGTGTTGCCGGCCATCATCTTCGTGACCGCGCTGATCTCCGTGCTGTACTACATCGGCGTGATGCGCTGGATCGTGATCGTACTCGGCACACTGTTCCAGAAGTTGCTCGGCGTATCGAAGCTCGAATCGTTCTCGGCGGTCACCACGATCTTTCTTGGCCAAAGCGAAATGCCCGCCGTGGTCAAGCCGTTCACGCGCGACATGACCGCTGCTGAATTGTTCGCCGTGATGTCGAGCGGCATGGCGGCCATTGCCGGTTCGGTGCTCGCGGGCTATGCCGGCCTCGGCGTGCGAGTCGACTATCTGCTTGCCGCGTCGTTCATGGCCGTGCCGGGCGGTTTGCTGTTCGCAAAGATCATCCACCCGTCGACCGAACCGAGCCGCGTGCATCTCGACAACCTCCACTTCGACGAGAAGCGTCCCGCCAATGTCATCGAAGCGGCGAGTTCCGGCGCCGCGGTCGGTCTGAAAATCGCGGTTATGGTCGGCGCGATGCTGATCGCATTCGTGGGGCTGATCGCATTGCTGAACGGCGTTGTGAGCGGGGTCGGCGGCTGGTTCGGCCACCCGCAACTGTCGATGCAATCGGTTCTCGGCACCGTCTTCGCGCCACTCGCCTATCTGATCGGCGTGCCATGGAACGAGGCCGCCCTGGCGGGCAATTTTCTCGGCCAGAAGATCATTCTCAATGAGTTCGTCGCTTATGCGTCGCTGTCGCCGTATCTGAAAGACGCCGCGAGCGTGAGCGCAGCCGGCCTGCAGGCGCTCGATCCGCGTACCATTGCAATTCTGTCGTTTGCGTTGTGCGGCTTCGCGAACTTCGCGTCGATCGCGGTGCTGACCGGCGGCTTTAGCGCCGTCGCGCCGGAGCGCCGTTCGGAAGTCGCGCGCTACGGCCTGCGTGTCGTGCTCGCCGCGACGCTCTCGAATCTGATGAGCGCCACGATTGCGGGCATGTTCGTTACGCTCAATTGA
- a CDS encoding cytidine deaminase, whose translation MNMEQLLERAGVAREKAYAPYSKFKVGAALLTQDGRVFDGCNVENASYGLCNCAERTAFFSAIAAGYQRDQFAALAVIGDTDGPIAPCGACRQVIIELGGPELPIRLGNLRGATCDTTAREQLPDAFYL comes from the coding sequence ATGAACATGGAACAACTGCTGGAGCGCGCGGGCGTCGCGCGAGAAAAGGCCTACGCGCCGTATTCGAAATTCAAGGTCGGCGCTGCGCTCCTGACCCAGGACGGCCGCGTATTCGATGGCTGCAACGTCGAGAATGCTTCGTATGGACTGTGCAATTGCGCGGAACGTACGGCGTTTTTCAGCGCCATCGCCGCGGGCTATCAGCGCGACCAGTTCGCCGCGCTCGCGGTAATCGGCGATACGGATGGACCCATTGCACCTTGCGGCGCGTGCCGCCAGGTGATCATCGAACTGGGCGGCCCTGAGTTGCCGATCCGCCTCGGCAATCTGCGCGGCGCCACGTGCGACACCACCGCGCGCGAACAACTGCCGGACGCGTTCTATCTATGA
- a CDS encoding nucleoside hydrolase has product MSKHKVIYDTDPGVDDAMALVFQALHPDIELLGLTSVFGNATIETTTRNARFLTARFAPHVPVAQGAAAPLKRAAPEPLAWIHGDNGLGNIALDTPDLAAVDARPAHRFIIDTVRAHPGEVTLIAVGPLTNLALALGDDPQIAPLVKQVVIMGGAFGTDGVLGNVTPAAEANILGDPDAADIVFGAPWPVAIVGLDVTQRTIMSHDYLASIRDRGGEAGRFVWDVSRHYEAFHEQSAQLAGIYVHDSSAVAYVLAPHLYTTRSGPVRVLTDGIAVGQTIQKPSAMPVPAPAWDSRPECKVCVAVDVPGMLALYQDTVCGMLNARSAQPAPGSFFA; this is encoded by the coding sequence ATGAGCAAGCACAAGGTTATCTACGACACCGATCCCGGTGTGGACGATGCGATGGCGCTCGTTTTTCAGGCGCTGCATCCGGACATCGAACTGCTCGGTCTCACGAGCGTATTCGGCAACGCCACGATCGAGACCACGACACGCAATGCGCGGTTTCTGACCGCGCGTTTTGCGCCGCACGTGCCGGTCGCACAGGGCGCCGCGGCGCCGCTCAAGCGCGCGGCGCCCGAGCCGCTGGCCTGGATTCACGGCGACAACGGGCTCGGCAACATCGCGCTGGACACGCCTGACCTGGCCGCTGTCGACGCGCGCCCCGCGCACCGTTTCATCATCGACACAGTGCGCGCCCATCCCGGCGAAGTCACGCTGATTGCGGTCGGCCCGCTGACGAACCTCGCCTTGGCGCTCGGCGACGATCCGCAAATCGCTCCGCTCGTCAAGCAGGTGGTCATCATGGGCGGCGCATTCGGCACGGACGGTGTGCTGGGCAACGTGACGCCCGCGGCGGAGGCGAATATTCTCGGCGACCCTGACGCCGCCGACATCGTGTTCGGTGCGCCATGGCCGGTTGCGATCGTAGGGCTCGACGTCACGCAGCGGACCATCATGAGCCACGACTATCTCGCGTCGATCCGCGATCGCGGTGGCGAGGCGGGGCGTTTCGTGTGGGACGTGTCGCGGCACTACGAGGCCTTTCACGAGCAAAGCGCGCAACTCGCGGGTATTTACGTGCACGATTCGTCGGCCGTCGCCTATGTGCTTGCGCCGCATCTTTATACGACGCGCAGCGGTCCCGTGCGCGTGCTGACGGACGGCATTGCGGTGGGCCAGACCATCCAGAAGCCGTCGGCGATGCCGGTGCCCGCACCCGCCTGGGACAGCCGGCCCGAATGCAAGGTCTGTGTGGCCGTGGATGTGCCCGGGATGCTCGCGCTTTACCAAGACACTGTCTGCGGCATGCTCAATGCGCGTTCTGCACAGCCGGCGCCTGGATCGTTCTTTGCGTAA
- the panE gene encoding 2-dehydropantoate 2-reductase, which produces MRILVVGAGAVGGYFGGRLAAAGQDVTFLVRAGRAERLQRDGLVINSPRGNLTLREPKTILAGVSAEPFDLVLLSCKAFSLDDAIDSFAPLVGESTLILPMLNGMRHIDVLTEKFGASRVLGGQCVIAATLNPEQQVVHLNEMHAITLGELEGGVSARVQEIADAMADANFDVSVSDNILLRMWEKWVFLATLASGTCLMRGSVGDILAAPDGKRIIENLLGECRAVAEQNGFTMDPDFDGRATQTLFTPSPLTASMLRDVENHSHTEADHILGDLISRGGDAQKGEHGLSLLRIAYSHLKTYEARQTRTS; this is translated from the coding sequence ATGCGAATTCTAGTAGTGGGTGCGGGCGCCGTGGGCGGCTACTTCGGCGGACGGCTTGCCGCAGCCGGCCAGGACGTGACCTTCCTGGTGCGCGCCGGCCGCGCGGAAAGACTCCAGCGTGACGGTCTCGTCATCAACAGCCCGCGCGGCAATCTCACGCTGCGCGAGCCCAAAACGATCCTCGCCGGCGTCAGCGCGGAGCCGTTCGATCTGGTTCTGCTGAGCTGCAAAGCCTTCAGTCTCGACGACGCAATCGATTCATTCGCGCCGCTGGTCGGCGAGTCGACGCTGATTTTGCCGATGCTCAACGGCATGCGCCATATCGACGTGCTGACGGAAAAATTCGGCGCGTCGCGCGTACTGGGCGGTCAATGCGTGATCGCCGCCACGCTCAACCCCGAGCAGCAGGTCGTGCATCTGAACGAGATGCACGCGATCACTTTGGGCGAACTGGAGGGCGGCGTGTCGGCTCGCGTACAGGAGATCGCCGACGCGATGGCCGATGCGAATTTCGATGTGTCGGTCAGCGACAACATCCTGCTGCGCATGTGGGAAAAGTGGGTGTTCCTCGCGACCCTGGCTTCCGGCACGTGCTTGATGCGCGGCTCGGTCGGCGATATTCTGGCGGCGCCGGACGGCAAGCGCATCATCGAAAATCTGCTTGGCGAGTGCCGGGCAGTCGCTGAACAGAACGGCTTCACGATGGACCCGGACTTCGACGGGCGTGCAACCCAGACGCTCTTCACGCCTTCGCCGCTGACGGCCTCGATGCTGCGCGACGTCGAAAACCATTCGCATACCGAGGCGGATCATATTCTCGGCGATCTGATCTCGCGCGGCGGCGATGCGCAAAAGGGCGAGCACGGGTTGTCGCTGTTGCGCATCGCCTATAGTCATCTGAAGACTTATGAGGCGCGCCAGACCCGCACGTCGTAG
- a CDS encoding ABC transporter substrate-binding protein → MKLFRTIAALAALCAFGAAAPAWSETKTIYIGMNGGPMEKAYTSQVLPDFEKANNVKVVVVPGTSSDILAKLLANKANPQIHVVFLDDGVMARAVSMGVCKKLDDSPVLKELYPFARMKDDMGAGVQLGMTGIAYNKKLFAEKGWAPPTSWMDFADPKYKGKVVFQSASSSTFGLHGFLAINRLMGGSEQNVEPGFTKWASTVGPNVVEYVPNSAKISEMVQTGEAGLFPLTPTAVGDLQDKGIPVGYVNPKEGPVLLLVDLCVVNNNPDPQLAQKLAQFLLSAPAQTKAAEAGKQIPTNRLARMTPPMQQSLGNVEDLVHKVTVVDWDTINAHRAQWDTRWNRQIEH, encoded by the coding sequence ATGAAACTGTTCAGAACGATCGCGGCGCTAGCCGCATTGTGTGCGTTCGGCGCGGCCGCGCCGGCGTGGTCGGAGACCAAAACGATTTACATCGGCATGAACGGCGGCCCGATGGAAAAGGCTTACACAAGCCAGGTGCTGCCCGACTTCGAGAAAGCCAACAACGTGAAAGTGGTCGTGGTGCCGGGCACTTCGTCGGACATTCTCGCCAAGCTGCTCGCCAATAAGGCCAATCCGCAGATTCACGTGGTATTTCTCGACGACGGCGTGATGGCGCGCGCGGTCAGCATGGGCGTATGCAAGAAGCTCGACGATTCGCCGGTGCTCAAAGAACTTTATCCGTTCGCGCGCATGAAGGACGACATGGGCGCGGGCGTGCAACTCGGCATGACCGGTATTGCGTACAACAAGAAACTGTTCGCTGAAAAAGGCTGGGCGCCGCCGACCTCGTGGATGGATTTCGCCGATCCGAAATACAAGGGCAAAGTGGTGTTTCAGTCCGCATCGAGCAGCACCTTCGGCCTGCATGGCTTTCTCGCGATCAACCGCTTGATGGGCGGCAGCGAGCAGAACGTCGAACCCGGCTTCACGAAATGGGCGAGCACGGTCGGCCCGAACGTCGTCGAGTACGTGCCGAATTCGGCGAAGATTTCCGAAATGGTTCAAACCGGCGAAGCCGGCCTCTTCCCGCTGACGCCGACCGCCGTCGGCGATTTGCAGGACAAGGGCATTCCGGTCGGGTATGTGAATCCGAAGGAAGGTCCGGTGTTGCTGCTGGTCGATCTGTGCGTGGTGAACAACAACCCGGACCCGCAGCTGGCGCAAAAACTCGCGCAGTTCCTGCTGTCCGCGCCGGCTCAGACAAAAGCCGCCGAGGCCGGCAAGCAGATTCCGACCAACCGTCTCGCGAGGATGACGCCGCCGATGCAGCAAAGCCTCGGCAACGTCGAGGATCTGGTGCACAAGGTGACGGTGGTGGATTGGGACACGATCAATGCGCACCGCGCGCAGTGGGATACGCGCTGGAACCGGCAGATCGAGCACTAA
- a CDS encoding FAD-binding oxidoreductase, with the protein MSDTLHYDVAIAGGGLVGASAALALARRGLRVGLFERRYCGAQASGVNYGGVRCQGRPVEQMPLAMRARRVWDRLPELIGIDGEFVVSGHLRLARSESDLAALEAWADMARDHGLQAQLISGAAFRQRYPWLGAAAIGGSLCASDGHANPRLVSPAFARAARAAGADVREQTELTGIHHDGTRFQLRAGDARISADWLINSAGAWANTVAGYFGETVPMKPIYPNMWVTEPLPLFITHNLGVYGGGIYARQVARGNCVIGGGRGHGDGEYGQPSTETTRAVMRDACALLPALRDALLIRTWSGVEGNTPDSNPIIGASRTVPRLLHAFGFSGGGFLLAPGVGEILADLVIDGSTATPLDAFSIDRFAAVSTSSVA; encoded by the coding sequence ATGAGTGACACCCTGCATTACGACGTCGCGATTGCGGGCGGCGGTCTGGTCGGCGCATCGGCGGCACTGGCGCTGGCGCGGCGCGGGTTGCGCGTCGGCCTGTTCGAGCGCCGCTATTGCGGCGCGCAAGCGAGCGGCGTGAACTACGGCGGCGTGCGCTGCCAGGGACGTCCGGTCGAGCAGATGCCGCTCGCGATGCGTGCGCGGCGCGTCTGGGATCGCTTGCCGGAACTGATCGGCATCGACGGCGAATTTGTCGTGTCGGGACATTTGCGGCTCGCACGCAGCGAGTCCGATCTTGCCGCGCTCGAAGCGTGGGCCGACATGGCGCGCGATCACGGACTGCAAGCGCAGTTGATCAGCGGCGCGGCGTTCCGCCAACGTTATCCGTGGCTGGGCGCAGCAGCGATCGGTGGCTCGTTATGTGCAAGCGATGGCCATGCGAATCCGCGTCTCGTGTCGCCCGCATTTGCGCGTGCCGCGCGAGCCGCGGGCGCCGACGTGCGCGAGCAAACCGAATTGACGGGCATCCATCACGACGGCACGCGCTTTCAATTGCGCGCCGGCGATGCGCGCATCAGCGCCGATTGGCTGATCAACTCGGCCGGCGCATGGGCCAACACGGTGGCGGGTTACTTCGGCGAAACGGTGCCGATGAAACCGATCTATCCGAACATGTGGGTCACCGAGCCGCTGCCGCTCTTCATCACGCACAACCTGGGCGTGTATGGCGGCGGTATCTACGCACGGCAAGTGGCGCGCGGCAATTGCGTGATCGGCGGCGGACGCGGACATGGCGACGGCGAATACGGTCAGCCGTCGACGGAAACGACCCGCGCCGTGATGCGCGACGCGTGCGCGCTGCTGCCCGCGCTGCGCGATGCGCTGCTGATCCGCACGTGGAGCGGCGTCGAAGGCAATACGCCCGACAGTAATCCGATCATCGGCGCGAGCCGCACGGTGCCGCGTCTGTTGCATGCGTTCGGTTTTTCGGGCGGCGGCTTTCTGCTCGCGCCGGGCGTCGGCGAAATACTTGCCGACCTTGTCATCGATGGTTCGACCGCCACGCCGCTCGACGCATTCTCGATCGACCGCTTTGCCGCTGTTTCTACCTCATCCGTCGCTTAG
- a CDS encoding NAD(P)/FAD-dependent oxidoreductase, protein MSDERRVVIVGAGPAGVRAAETLVAAGVKPIVLDENARWGGQIYRQPPLNGDFKRSKKTLYGFEAHKADALHTTMAALLPHLDYRPDTLAWACEPGRLDTLHAGREVSVPFSHLIIASGATDRVLPVPGWTLPGVYTLGAAQVALKAQGCAIGRRVVLAGTGPLLYLVAYQYVKAGAQVVAVLDTSPLSRQIAAAPKLARLPSTFAKGLYYVGWLTMRGVRIERDVTLVGIHGEQGVSAIEWRFTGGSGSSAKTETIACDAAGISFGLKPETQLADLAGCRFRFDAQNRCWLPELDAAGRSSVRGIYLAGDGAGIAGADAAEFAGRRTALALLDDLGIAHPRGLGMRDAASLDRGLQRIAVFRAGIEAAFAPPADCASQWPDDMIVCRCEEVDAGTLRRCIRAGEANEINRLKALTRVGMGRCQGRMCGEAALTLLSDETGRPLEAVGRLRSQPPVKPIPLSPALYADDVAEIPEEARDE, encoded by the coding sequence ATGAGCGACGAACGCCGCGTGGTGATCGTCGGCGCGGGACCGGCAGGCGTGCGCGCCGCCGAGACGCTCGTTGCGGCCGGCGTGAAGCCGATCGTACTCGACGAAAACGCGCGCTGGGGCGGACAGATCTATCGACAGCCGCCATTGAACGGCGACTTCAAGCGTTCGAAGAAAACCCTCTACGGTTTCGAAGCGCACAAAGCCGACGCATTGCACACGACAATGGCCGCGCTGCTGCCGCATCTCGACTATCGCCCCGACACGCTGGCCTGGGCGTGCGAACCGGGCCGCCTGGATACATTGCACGCGGGACGCGAGGTCAGTGTGCCGTTCTCGCATCTGATCATCGCGAGCGGCGCGACCGATCGCGTGTTGCCGGTGCCGGGCTGGACGTTGCCCGGCGTCTACACGCTCGGCGCGGCGCAGGTCGCGTTGAAGGCGCAGGGCTGTGCGATCGGTCGACGCGTCGTGCTCGCGGGCACAGGGCCGCTGTTGTATCTGGTGGCGTATCAGTACGTGAAAGCGGGCGCACAGGTGGTGGCCGTGCTCGACACGAGCCCGCTGTCGCGGCAGATCGCAGCGGCGCCGAAACTCGCACGGCTGCCGTCGACGTTCGCCAAAGGCCTGTATTACGTCGGCTGGCTGACAATGCGCGGCGTGCGGATCGAACGCGATGTGACGTTGGTGGGCATTCACGGCGAGCAAGGCGTGAGTGCGATCGAATGGCGCTTTACAGGCGGTAGCGGTAGTAGCGCAAAAACCGAAACCATCGCGTGCGACGCGGCCGGCATTAGCTTCGGCCTGAAGCCTGAAACGCAGCTCGCCGATCTGGCCGGTTGCCGCTTCCGCTTCGACGCACAGAACCGTTGCTGGTTGCCCGAACTCGACGCTGCCGGCCGCAGTTCCGTGCGCGGCATCTATCTCGCCGGCGACGGCGCGGGTATCGCGGGCGCTGACGCCGCCGAATTCGCCGGCCGCCGTACCGCGCTGGCTTTGCTCGACGACCTCGGCATCGCGCATCCGCGCGGCCTTGGCATGCGTGATGCAGCTTCGCTCGATCGCGGCCTGCAACGTATCGCCGTGTTTCGCGCGGGCATCGAAGCCGCGTTCGCGCCCCCAGCGGATTGCGCCTCGCAATGGCCGGACGACATGATCGTGTGCCGCTGCGAAGAAGTCGATGCGGGCACGTTGCGGCGCTGCATCCGCGCCGGCGAGGCGAACGAGATCAACCGGCTCAAAGCGCTCACGCGCGTCGGCATGGGCCGCTGCCAGGGACGCATGTGCGGTGAAGCGGCGTTGACGCTTCTGAGCGATGAAACCGGCCGCCCGCTCGAAGCTGTCGGCCGCTTGCGCAGCCAGCCGCCGGTCAAACCGATTCCGCTGTCGCCCGCGCTGTATGCCGATGACGTCGCCGAGATTCCCGAGGAGGCGCGCGATGAGTGA
- a CDS encoding (2Fe-2S)-binding protein: MPPNLPFSDAAAPRRDAQFVRLAEMQREPLSFFIDGHEVTALQGDTVLTAVLMHQRRVRESEFSGAPRAGFCLIGACQDCWMRTEDGTRLRACSTLVSAGMRVVTRLAEVAAAVATPSTAANGDPQ; encoded by the coding sequence ATGCCGCCGAACTTGCCGTTTTCCGATGCTGCCGCGCCCAGGCGCGATGCGCAATTCGTTCGCCTCGCCGAGATGCAGCGTGAACCGCTGAGCTTCTTTATCGACGGCCACGAAGTCACCGCGCTGCAAGGCGATACGGTGCTAACCGCTGTGTTGATGCATCAACGGCGCGTGCGCGAAAGCGAATTCAGCGGCGCGCCGCGCGCGGGCTTCTGCCTGATCGGCGCGTGCCAGGACTGCTGGATGCGTACCGAAGACGGCACGCGTTTGCGCGCCTGCTCCACGCTGGTCAGCGCCGGTATGCGTGTTGTCACGCGGCTTGCTGAGGTTGCCGCTGCCGTTGCCACTCCCTCTACTGCCGCAAACGGAGACCCGCAATGA
- a CDS encoding ABC transporter permease translates to MRKNGPIALIFHTLVIAFVLAPLVIVVLVAFTPDETLTLPTHGVSLRWFRAILNYPDFISAFFNSLKLAFASATLSLLVALPAALAIGRARFPGRAFLNGLLLSPLVIPGLVLGIALLRFFALIGATGSFAWLVLAHMIIITPFVMRLVLASVSGLDRSVEHAAHSLGADAWTTFRRVTFPMILPGITGGWLLAFINSFDELTMSIFVTSPQTVTLPVRMYMYATESIDPMMASVSALVIFITAGAMLLLDRAYGLNRILIGQH, encoded by the coding sequence ATGAGAAAAAATGGCCCTATTGCGCTGATTTTCCACACGCTCGTCATTGCGTTCGTGCTCGCGCCGCTCGTGATCGTCGTGCTGGTCGCTTTCACGCCCGACGAAACACTCACGCTTCCCACGCACGGCGTATCGCTGCGCTGGTTCCGCGCGATCCTCAATTACCCCGATTTCATCTCGGCGTTCTTCAACAGTTTGAAGCTGGCGTTCGCATCGGCGACGCTGTCGTTGCTCGTCGCATTGCCCGCGGCTCTCGCGATCGGACGCGCGCGCTTTCCGGGCCGCGCTTTCCTGAACGGCCTGCTGCTGTCGCCGCTGGTGATTCCCGGCCTCGTACTCGGCATCGCACTGCTGCGCTTCTTTGCGCTGATCGGCGCTACCGGTTCATTTGCCTGGCTGGTGCTCGCGCACATGATCATCATCACGCCGTTCGTGATGCGGCTGGTGCTGGCCTCGGTCAGCGGTCTGGACCGCAGTGTCGAGCATGCGGCGCACTCGCTCGGCGCCGATGCATGGACCACGTTTCGCCGCGTCACGTTCCCGATGATTCTGCCGGGCATTACCGGCGGCTGGCTGCTCGCGTTCATCAACAGCTTCGACGAGCTGACGATGTCGATCTTCGTCACATCGCCGCAAACCGTCACGCTACCGGTCCGCATGTACATGTACGCGACCGAATCGATCGATCCGATGATGGCCTCGGTGTCCGCGCTGGTGATCTTCATCACCGCCGGCGCGATGCTGCTGCTCGATCGCGCCTACGGGCTCAACCGGATTCTGATCGGCCAGCACTGA
- a CDS encoding ABC transporter permease gives MASTLPASNNSSAKPGNARRAPWQAFLPLWLMCAPAFLLFAALVLVPLVMTLVLTFYRFDPASGPLAAFQFGNYAEVLTSSYFHTIFARTFGIAFLTTLLCVVIGTPEAYVLSRMRDPYRSMFLLVILAPLLVSVVVRAFGWSMLLNTNGLVNQAFGLVGLGPYKLEYTNFAIVIALVHVMLPFMVIPVWTALQKLDPQTENAALSLMASPATTLRRIVLPQLTPGILSGSLMVFGLSASAFAIPGLLGGRRLKVAATAVYDEFLGSLNWPLGATIALLLLVANLIVMLTYYRVLERRYARSMG, from the coding sequence ATGGCTAGTACGTTGCCCGCCTCGAACAACAGCAGCGCGAAACCCGGAAACGCGCGCCGCGCGCCGTGGCAAGCTTTTCTGCCGTTGTGGCTGATGTGCGCGCCCGCTTTCCTGCTGTTCGCGGCGCTCGTGCTGGTGCCGCTCGTCATGACGCTGGTGCTGACCTTCTACCGCTTCGATCCGGCGAGCGGCCCGCTTGCGGCGTTCCAGTTCGGCAATTACGCGGAAGTGCTGACGTCGTCGTATTTCCACACGATTTTTGCGCGCACCTTCGGCATCGCCTTCCTGACCACCTTGTTGTGCGTCGTGATCGGCACGCCCGAAGCGTACGTGCTGTCGCGCATGCGCGATCCGTATCGCTCGATGTTTCTGCTGGTGATTCTCGCGCCGCTACTGGTGTCGGTCGTGGTGCGCGCGTTCGGCTGGAGCATGCTGCTCAATACCAACGGCCTCGTGAATCAGGCGTTCGGTCTCGTCGGACTCGGGCCGTACAAGCTCGAGTACACCAACTTCGCGATCGTCATCGCACTGGTGCACGTGATGCTGCCGTTCATGGTGATTCCGGTGTGGACGGCATTGCAGAAGCTCGATCCGCAAACCGAAAACGCCGCGCTTTCGCTGATGGCCTCGCCCGCCACCACCTTGCGCCGCATCGTGCTGCCGCAACTCACGCCGGGCATTCTGTCGGGCAGTTTGATGGTGTTCGGCCTGTCGGCGAGCGCGTTCGCCATCCCCGGCCTGCTCGGCGGACGACGTCTGAAAGTTGCCGCCACCGCCGTCTACGACGAATTCCTCGGCTCGCTGAACTGGCCGCTCGGCGCGACCATCGCGCTCCTGTTGCTGGTCGCGAATCTGATCGTGATGCTCACTTACTACCGGGTTCTGGAACGCAGATATGCCAGAAGCATGGGATAA
- a CDS encoding ABC transporter ATP-binding protein, producing MSFLTLTDVAKSFGDLQAVADVNLSVEKGEFVSLLGPSGCGKTTTLQMIAGFVETTRGRITLDGRDITHMKPNKRGLGIVFQSYALFPHMSVADNVGFGLEMRNIDKAERKERVREALALVRLDTLAHRFPRELSGGQRQRVAIARAIVIAPPVLLLDEPMSNLDAKLREDMQFELRSIQRKIGTTTIMVTHDQSEALSISDRVVVMEAGRITQIDTPYEAYERPENKFVSQFIGKANMLPGTVVARDGDAIRIDLGHDLAETGHTAQLPVRERVVDVGDAVMLCIRPEKLRLCAPNAGRMPATVTSRFFLGSQWLYRVDSRLGEVLVCCQNEGIDPLPEGAAVGVDWNSEAIRFIQRDAHHG from the coding sequence ATGTCGTTCCTCACGCTCACGGACGTAGCGAAATCGTTCGGCGATTTGCAGGCAGTCGCCGACGTGAACCTGTCGGTGGAAAAAGGCGAGTTCGTTTCGCTGCTTGGGCCCTCCGGCTGCGGCAAGACCACCACGTTGCAGATGATCGCGGGTTTCGTCGAGACAACGCGCGGTCGGATCACGCTCGACGGCCGCGATATCACGCACATGAAGCCGAACAAGCGCGGCTTGGGCATCGTGTTCCAGAGCTACGCGCTGTTTCCGCACATGAGCGTCGCCGATAACGTCGGCTTCGGTCTGGAAATGCGCAACATCGACAAGGCCGAGCGCAAGGAGCGCGTGCGCGAGGCGCTGGCGCTGGTGCGGCTCGACACGCTCGCGCATCGCTTTCCGCGCGAACTGTCAGGCGGCCAGCGGCAACGCGTGGCGATTGCCCGCGCGATCGTGATCGCCCCGCCGGTGCTGCTGCTCGACGAGCCGATGTCGAATCTCGACGCCAAGCTGCGCGAAGACATGCAGTTCGAACTGCGCTCCATACAACGCAAGATCGGCACCACCACCATCATGGTCACGCACGACCAGTCGGAAGCGCTGTCGATCAGCGATCGCGTCGTGGTGATGGAAGCCGGCCGCATCACGCAAATCGACACGCCGTACGAGGCCTACGAACGTCCCGAGAACAAGTTCGTTTCGCAGTTCATCGGCAAGGCCAATATGCTGCCGGGCACGGTGGTGGCGCGCGACGGCGACGCGATCCGCATCGACCTGGGACACGACCTCGCCGAGACCGGCCACACCGCACAACTGCCGGTCCGCGAGCGTGTCGTCGATGTCGGCGACGCGGTGATGTTGTGCATCCGCCCGGAAAAGCTGCGGCTATGCGCGCCGAACGCGGGACGCATGCCGGCCACCGTGACGAGCCGCTTCTTCCTGGGCAGCCAGTGGCTGTATCGCGTGGATAGCCGGCTCGGCGAAGTGCTGGTGTGCTGCCAGAACGAAGGCATCGATCCGCTGCCGGAAGGCGCGGCGGTTGGCGTCGACTGGAACAGCGAGGCGATCCGCTTCATTCAACGGGATGCGCATCATGGCTAG